A window of Streptomyces sp. SAI-127 contains these coding sequences:
- a CDS encoding fumarylacetoacetate hydrolase family protein yields the protein MSTNVLRTAEGWWVVLGDRAVPVDTKAVTTAELISDRAAVREAAVSGDAGTSVAELVALSPVTTPCRVVAQMVNYRSHARDSGFTGDIPPAFFRKASGSVSGPGDAVVRPSHVRFLDYEIELGLVMGAPLPVGTVVEERDLPSYVAGLVITNDVSARDVQLTKTQFYESKSYPTFTPTGPHLALLEPEDFAHLLDLRLKLSVNGDLRQDRTLADMIVRPAQALTLLARFQALDAGDLLLTGTPGGTALKAPPKPVEKIGALLPPAVKWRAFFKSQAKNPHYLHAGDVITATIATPDGRIDLGEQRTPVADPRQDPK from the coding sequence ATGAGCACCAACGTCCTGCGCACCGCCGAAGGATGGTGGGTCGTCCTCGGCGACCGGGCCGTCCCCGTCGACACCAAGGCCGTCACCACCGCCGAGCTGATCTCCGACCGTGCCGCCGTGCGGGAGGCGGCTGTCTCGGGTGACGCGGGCACGTCCGTCGCCGAGCTGGTCGCACTCTCGCCGGTCACCACCCCCTGCCGGGTCGTCGCCCAGATGGTCAACTACCGCAGCCACGCCCGTGATTCGGGCTTCACCGGCGACATCCCGCCCGCCTTCTTCCGCAAGGCGTCCGGCTCGGTCAGCGGACCCGGAGACGCCGTCGTCCGGCCGTCGCACGTGAGGTTCCTCGACTACGAGATCGAACTGGGCCTGGTCATGGGCGCACCCCTGCCGGTGGGCACCGTGGTCGAGGAACGGGACCTGCCGTCGTACGTGGCCGGACTGGTGATCACGAACGATGTCAGCGCCCGCGACGTCCAGCTGACCAAGACGCAGTTCTACGAGAGCAAGTCCTACCCGACCTTCACCCCGACCGGGCCCCACCTGGCGCTGCTGGAGCCGGAGGACTTCGCCCATCTCCTCGATCTGCGGCTGAAGTTGAGCGTCAACGGTGACCTGCGTCAGGACCGCACCCTCGCCGACATGATCGTCCGCCCGGCACAGGCTCTCACCCTGCTGGCCCGGTTCCAGGCCCTCGATGCCGGCGACCTGCTGCTGACCGGCACGCCAGGCGGCACGGCCCTCAAGGCCCCGCCCAAGCCCGTCGAGAAGATCGGCGCGCTGCTGCCGCCCGCCGTGAAGTGGAGGGCGTTCTTCAAGTCCCAGGCGAAGAACCCGCACTACCTGCACGCGGGGGACGTGATCACCGCGACGATCGCGACCCCGGACGGCCGGATCGACCTCGGCGAGCAGCGCACGCCCGTCGCCGACCCGCGCCAAGACCCGAAGTGA
- a CDS encoding acetoacetate--CoA ligase: MTVPFMTPDPQAIADSNLAAFARHAGMAGCDYAALHRWSVTDLEGFWGAVWEYFDIDADTPYERVLAEETMPGARWFPGATLNYAHHALRNAADDAVAIIALDETGSSYEVTTARLRAQAASVAATLRELGVGKGDRVVGYLPNTPHAIVAFLAAASLGAVWSVCGQDYAPKAAADRFAQLEPTVLIAADGYLFNGTGHDRRDATLELAGALPTLKATLLVNHVGLPWPSRAYPPLAVPWEDAVTRTEELACTPVPFDHPLWVVFSSGTTGLPKGIVHGHGGVLLEHLKTLGLHSDLGPGDRLLWYTTTHWMMWNLVASTLLTGATTCTYDGSPAPLTQPDTLWKLAARHRVTVFGTSPQYLLGMAKSGIDPSVYDLSLIRVVGCTGSALPASAYPWVRDHVGDRVLLASISGGTDVVSGFAGSAPNTPVWAGELSAPHLGVALAAYDAEGLPVVDRVGELVVTRPMPSMPLYFWNDPEGTRYRDAYFSSYPGVWRHGDWITVTGHGSVIVHGRSDSTLNRNGVRLGSADIHDVVERLPEITEALVIGAEQPDGGYWMPLFVVLAAGATLDDALREKIRDAIRTGASPRHVPDEILEVPGVPHTRTGKKLEVPVKRLLQGAPVEQVVNPGVVDAPDLIEHYARLGAERRSRKSAEV; this comes from the coding sequence ATGACCGTGCCCTTCATGACGCCCGATCCGCAGGCCATCGCGGACAGCAACCTCGCGGCCTTCGCCCGCCACGCGGGGATGGCCGGCTGCGACTACGCCGCCCTGCACCGCTGGTCGGTCACCGATCTGGAGGGCTTCTGGGGCGCGGTGTGGGAGTACTTCGACATCGACGCGGACACGCCGTACGAGCGGGTGCTGGCCGAGGAGACCATGCCGGGCGCCCGCTGGTTCCCCGGCGCCACCCTCAACTATGCCCACCACGCCCTGCGGAACGCAGCCGACGACGCCGTGGCGATCATCGCCCTCGACGAGACAGGCTCCAGCTACGAGGTGACCACGGCCCGGCTGCGCGCCCAGGCCGCTTCCGTCGCCGCCACCCTGCGCGAGCTGGGCGTCGGCAAGGGCGACCGGGTCGTGGGCTACCTGCCCAACACCCCGCACGCGATCGTGGCCTTCCTCGCCGCCGCGAGCCTGGGCGCGGTGTGGTCGGTGTGCGGGCAGGACTACGCCCCCAAGGCGGCCGCCGACCGCTTCGCCCAGCTCGAACCCACCGTCCTGATCGCCGCCGACGGCTACCTGTTCAACGGCACAGGACACGACCGCCGCGACGCCACCCTCGAACTCGCCGGCGCGCTGCCGACACTGAAAGCCACCCTGCTGGTGAACCATGTGGGCCTGCCCTGGCCGTCACGGGCGTACCCGCCACTGGCGGTGCCGTGGGAGGACGCGGTCACCCGCACCGAGGAACTGGCCTGCACGCCGGTGCCGTTCGATCACCCCCTGTGGGTGGTGTTCTCCTCCGGCACGACCGGCCTGCCCAAGGGCATCGTGCACGGCCACGGCGGCGTCCTGCTGGAGCACCTCAAAACCCTCGGCCTGCACTCCGACCTGGGCCCCGGCGACCGCCTCCTGTGGTACACCACGACCCACTGGATGATGTGGAACCTCGTCGCCTCCACCCTCCTGACAGGTGCCACCACCTGCACGTACGACGGCAGCCCGGCACCCCTCACCCAACCCGACACCCTCTGGAAGCTGGCCGCGCGCCACCGGGTGACCGTCTTCGGCACCAGCCCCCAGTACCTGCTGGGCATGGCCAAGTCCGGCATCGACCCGTCGGTGTACGACCTGTCCTTGATCCGCGTGGTCGGCTGTACCGGCTCCGCCCTGCCCGCCTCCGCCTACCCTTGGGTCCGCGACCACGTCGGCGACCGCGTGCTGCTCGCGTCGATCAGCGGAGGGACGGACGTGGTGTCCGGCTTCGCGGGCAGCGCGCCCAACACGCCGGTCTGGGCGGGGGAGTTGTCCGCACCCCACCTCGGCGTGGCCTTGGCCGCGTACGACGCCGAGGGCTTGCCGGTGGTGGACCGGGTCGGCGAGTTGGTCGTCACCCGCCCGATGCCGTCGATGCCGCTGTACTTCTGGAACGACCCGGAGGGCACCCGCTACCGCGACGCCTACTTCTCCTCCTACCCCGGCGTGTGGCGGCACGGCGACTGGATCACCGTCACGGGCCACGGCTCGGTGATCGTCCACGGCCGCTCCGACAGCACGCTGAACCGCAACGGCGTCCGGTTGGGCAGCGCCGACATCCACGACGTCGTCGAACGCCTCCCCGAGATCACCGAGGCGCTGGTCATCGGCGCGGAGCAACCCGACGGCGGCTACTGGATGCCGCTGTTCGTGGTCCTCGCCGCCGGGGCGACCCTCGATGACGCCCTCCGCGAGAAGATCCGCGACGCCATCCGCACCGGCGCCTCACCTCGCCACGTGCCCGACGAGATCCTCGAAGTGCCCGGAGTTCCGCACACCCGCACCGGCAAGAAGCTCGAAGTCCCGGTCAAGCGCCTGCTGCAGGGCGCCCCGGTCGAGCAGGTCGTCAACCCGGGGGTCGTGGACGCGCCCGATCTGATCGAGCACTACGCCCGCCTGGGCGCCGAACGCCGCAGCCGGAAGAGCGCCGAGGTCTGA
- a CDS encoding bifunctional 3-(3-hydroxy-phenyl)propionate/3-hydroxycinnamic acid hydroxylase, whose amino-acid sequence MTLERNGADVPVVIIGAGPVGVTAALLLARRGVRSVVLERHQDVYPLPRAVATDDEVRRILQAAGVGEEFAAIARPANGLRLLDARHRVMAEFRRSGHGHHGYPQTSMFDQPELERLLRDALARHPECELRSGAEVTGVDQDTAGPARVTYRDDDGEHRLWAEAVLGCDGANGLTRDAIGAVWEDLRFEERWTVIDVRTKADVRCWEGVDQVCDPHRPATFMRVGEDRYRWEFRLPDSATPVRELVAPWLPPSYDGDFEVVRETQYTFRARIADRWRRDRVFLLGDAAHLTPPFIGQGLCAGLKDAYNLTWKLARVLEQGGHERLLDTYESERKPHARHMIRLAVAMGWAMTGGQDGAAAVRRRLLAAACRIPGLTAAVGRDLNPPLTAGPLVRRGIRKGLVGTHCPQPWITADGRRTRLDEVLGDSFAVLTAAKPRSSLDTVAHGLGGRAVPVTDLGDDGTLAAWLHTGRADAVLLRPDRVVMDVVPAGGRDFTDTAAWAALLHTTRSPLPPRRTADANLLRSATR is encoded by the coding sequence ATGACCCTCGAACGCAACGGGGCGGACGTACCCGTGGTGATCATCGGCGCCGGACCGGTGGGCGTGACCGCCGCCCTCCTCCTCGCCCGGCGCGGCGTCCGCAGCGTCGTCCTCGAACGGCACCAGGACGTCTACCCGCTCCCGCGCGCCGTCGCCACCGACGACGAGGTGCGCAGGATCCTTCAGGCCGCGGGTGTGGGGGAGGAGTTCGCCGCGATCGCCCGACCGGCGAACGGGCTGCGACTGCTGGACGCCCGGCACCGGGTGATGGCCGAGTTCCGGCGCTCCGGGCACGGCCACCACGGTTACCCCCAGACCAGCATGTTCGACCAGCCGGAGCTGGAACGACTGCTGCGTGACGCCCTGGCCCGGCACCCGGAGTGCGAACTGCGCAGCGGCGCGGAGGTCACCGGCGTCGACCAGGACACCGCCGGCCCCGCGCGCGTGACCTACCGCGACGACGACGGCGAACACCGGCTGTGGGCCGAGGCCGTGCTCGGCTGCGACGGCGCGAACGGCCTCACCCGCGACGCCATCGGCGCCGTATGGGAGGACCTGCGCTTCGAGGAACGCTGGACCGTCATCGACGTCCGGACGAAAGCCGACGTCCGCTGCTGGGAGGGCGTCGACCAGGTCTGCGACCCGCACCGCCCGGCGACCTTCATGCGCGTCGGCGAGGACCGCTACCGCTGGGAGTTCCGGCTGCCGGACAGCGCAACGCCGGTCCGTGAGCTGGTCGCCCCGTGGCTGCCGCCGTCCTACGACGGGGACTTCGAGGTCGTCCGCGAGACGCAGTACACCTTCCGGGCACGGATCGCCGACCGATGGCGCCGGGACCGCGTCTTCCTCCTCGGTGACGCCGCCCACCTCACCCCGCCGTTCATCGGGCAAGGACTGTGCGCGGGCCTGAAGGACGCCTACAACCTCACCTGGAAGCTCGCCCGCGTCCTCGAACAGGGCGGCCACGAGCGGCTGCTGGACACCTATGAGAGCGAACGCAAGCCACACGCCCGGCACATGATCCGGCTCGCGGTCGCCATGGGCTGGGCCATGACCGGCGGACAGGACGGTGCCGCCGCAGTGCGCCGAAGACTCCTGGCCGCGGCCTGCCGCATACCCGGACTGACCGCGGCAGTCGGCCGTGACCTCAACCCGCCCCTCACCGCCGGGCCCCTCGTCCGGCGCGGCATCCGCAAAGGTCTGGTGGGCACCCACTGCCCGCAACCGTGGATCACCGCCGACGGACGGCGAACCCGCCTCGACGAGGTGCTCGGCGATTCCTTCGCCGTACTGACCGCCGCCAAACCCCGGTCCTCGCTGGACACCGTCGCCCATGGACTCGGCGGCCGGGCGGTCCCCGTGACCGACCTGGGCGACGACGGCACGCTCGCCGCCTGGCTGCACACGGGCCGGGCGGACGCCGTACTGCTGCGCCCCGACCGCGTCGTCATGGACGTCGTCCCGGCCGGCGGGCGCGACTTCACCGACACCGCCGCCTGGGCGGCCCTCCTGCACACGACGCGCAGCCCCCTCCCACCCCGACGGACCGCCGACGCCAACCTCCTGAGGAGCGCCACACGATGA